The following proteins are encoded in a genomic region of Ictalurus furcatus strain D&B chromosome 6, Billie_1.0, whole genome shotgun sequence:
- the LOC128609309 gene encoding zinc finger protein 239-like codes for MQVFTCSLCPLSYTSQIYLHKHIWRCHYEDYVRLQESGEIKYEILIPTKGSRRQPTSSDSLSSDTSHNDIQKEIHHFSDCGKSFSHQGALQEHPHVKMQEKPYHCPQCEKCFSDQSNIRKHQHIHTGEKLYHCSECGKRFTKKGSLQIHKRIHTGEKPYHCSQCGKRFNQQSDLQRHERIHTGERSYHCSQCAKSFNQQSHLQVHERIHTGEKPYNCTHCGRSFNQHSDLQRHVRIHTGEKPYHCSQCGKSFTQQSNLQKHQSVHAVEKPYHCSQCGKNFTQQNQLQRHKRIHTGEKPYHCTQCGKSFPQQNQLQLHQRIHTGEKPYHCSQCGKSFSQLSTLRRHQRIHTGEKPYHCSWCGKSFTQKGSLKIHRRIHT; via the coding sequence ATGCAAGTCTTCACCTGCTCCTTGTGTCCACTGTCCTATACATCTCAAATTTACCTCCACAAGCACATCTGGAGATGCCACTATGAAGACTATGTGAGACTGCAGGAATCAGGGGAGATTAAATATGAGATTCTAATTCCCACAAAAGGCTCCAGACGTCAGCCAACATCATCTGATTCTCTCAGTTCTGACACTTCTCACAATGATATACAGAAGGAAATTCACCACTTCTCAGactgtggaaagagttttagtCATCAGGGTGCTCTCCAAGAACACCCGCACGTTAAGATGcaagagaagccgtatcactgcccacagtgtgagaaatgtttttctgaccAAAGTAATATAAGAAAACAtcagcacattcacacaggagagaagctgtatcactgctcagagtgtggaaaGAGGTTTACTAAGAAGGGTAGTCTTCAGATACacaagcgcattcacacaggagagaagccgtatcactgctcccAGTGCGGGAAGAGATTTAATCAACAGAGTGATCTCCAAAgacatgagcgcattcacacaggagagagatCTTATCATTGCTCACAGTGTGCGAAGAGTTTTAATCAGCAGAGTCATCTCCAAGTccatgagcgcattcacactggagagaagccgtatAACTGTACACATTGCGGCAGGAGTTTCAATCAGCACAGTGATCTTCAACGACACgtgcgcattcacacaggagagaagccgtatcactgctcccagtgtggaaagagtttcacTCAACAGAGTAATCTCCAAAAACATCAGAGTGTTCATGCAGTagagaagccatatcactgcTCCCAGTGTGGAAAGAATTTCACTCAACAGAATCAACTCCAACGACacaagcgcattcacacaggagagaagccgtatcactgcacacagtgtggaaagagtttccCTCAACAGAATCAACTCCAactacaccagcgcattcacacaggagagaagccgtatcactgctcacagtgtggaaagagtttcagTCAACTGAGTACTCTACGAAGACACCAAcgcattcacacgggagagaagccgtatcactgttcatggtgcgggaagagttttactcagaAGGGTAGTCTTAAGATACACCGGCGCATTCACACttga